One genomic region from Corvus hawaiiensis isolate bCorHaw1 chromosome 21, bCorHaw1.pri.cur, whole genome shotgun sequence encodes:
- the PTGS1 gene encoding prostaglandin G/H synthase 1: MGGGCRARAQPAAGLRLLLAHAVLFCAAGSAAGTGSVNPCCYFPCQNQGVCVRVGLKGYECDCTRTGYYGVNCTSPEFWTRLHNLLKPSPAFYHFILTHFRWFWDIINSTFIRDTLMRLVLTVRANLIPSPPTFNSDYGYISWEAYANVSYYTRILPPVPDDCPTPMGTKGKLQLPDPQLLAERFLLRQKFEADPRGTNMMFAFFAQHFTHQFFKTSGKMGRGFTKALGHGVDLGHLYGDNLQRQHQLRLFRDGKLKFQVVDGEVYPPMVTDAPVHMVYPSGVPKEQQLAVGQEVFGLLPGLCVYATLWLREHNRVCDLLKRDHPTWSDEQLFQTARLILIGETIKIVVEDYVQHLSGYYLSLKFDPELLFGSQFQYRNRIAVEFNQLYHWHGLMPDSFIIQGQQYSYKQFLYNTSMLMDYGVEALVESFSKQIAGRIGGGQTINANVLHVAVGVIKESRQLRLQPFNEYRKRFGMKPYKSFQELTGEEEKAAELEELYGDIDALEFYPGLLLEKPQPNGIFGESMVEIGAPFSLKGLFGNPICSPEYWKPSTFGGATGFEIVKTASLEKLVCLNVKKCPYVAFRVPDAAEHGRPRAGGSSTEL, translated from the exons tgaATCCCTGTTGCTATTTCCCCTGCCAGAATCAAGGGGTGTGTGTGAGGGTTGGCCTGAAAGGATACGAGTGCGACTGCACACGGACGGGATACTATGGGGTCAACTGCACCTCCC CTGAGTTCTGGACACGTCTCCACAACCTGCTGAAGCCCAGTCCTGCCTTCTACCACTTCATCCTGACCCACTTCAGGTGGTTTTGGGACATTATCAACAGCACCTTCATCAGGGACACACTCATGAGGCTCGTGCTGACAG TTCGTGCCAATCTCATCCCCAGCCCCCCCACTTTCAACTCTGACTATGGCTACATCAGCTGGGAGGCCTATGCCAACGTCAGCTACTACACCCGCATCCTCCCGCCCGTGCCGGACGACTGCCCCACGCCCATGGGGACCAAAG ggaagctgcagctccctgaccCCCAGCTCCTGGCGGAGAGGTTCCTGCTGCGGCAGAAGTTCGAAGCTGATCCCCGAGGCACCAACATGATGTTTGCCTTCTTTGCTCAGCATTTCACCCACCAGTTCTTCAAGACATCGGGGAAGATGGGACGCGGCTTCACCAAGGCGCTGGGGCACGGG GTGGACCTGGGACACTTGTACGGGGACAACCTGCAGCGGCAGCACCAGCTGCGACTCTTCCGAGATGGGAAGCTGAAATTCCAG GTGGTGGATGGAGAGGTGTACCCGCCCATGGTCACCGATGCTCCTGTTCACATGGTGTACCCGTCGGGCGTGcccaaggagcagcagctggcggtggggcaggaggtgtttgggctgctgccagggctctgcgTGTACGCCACGCTCTGGCTGCGCGAGCACAACCGCGTCTGCGACCTGCTCAAGAGGGACCATCCCACCTGGAGTGACGAGCAGCTCTTCCAGACGGCGCGGCTCATCCTCATCG GGGAGACCATTAAGATAGTTGTTGAAGACTACGTCCAGCACCTCAGTGGGTACTACCTGAGCCTCAAGTTCGACCCCGAGCTGTTGTTTGGGTCACAGTTCCAGTACCGGAATCGCATCGCGGTGGAGTTCAACCAGCTCTATCACTGGCACGGGCTGATGCCCGACTCCTTCATCATCCAGGGTCAACAGTACAGCTACAAGCAGTTCCTCTACAACACCTCCATGCTCATGGACTACGGCGTGGAGGCGCTGGTGGAGTCCTTTTCCAAGCAAATAGCAGGAAGG ATCGGTGGGGGACAGACCATCAACGCCAATGTCTTGCATGTGGCCGTTGGGGTCATCAAGGAATCCCGGCAGCTGAGGCTACAGCCCTTCAATGAGTATCGGAAAAGGTTTGGCATGAAGCCCTACAAGTCCTTCCAGGAGCTGACAG gagaggaagagaaggcgGCAGAGCTGGAAGAGCTGTATGGAGACATTGATGCTCTGGAGTTTTACCCAGGATTGCTGCTCGAGAAACCACAACCCAATGGCATTTTTGGGGAAAGCATGGTGGAGATTGGAGCTCCATTTTCCCTGAAGGGGCTTTTTGGAAATCCCATCTGCTCCCCAGAGTACTGGAAACCCAGTACATTTGGTGGAGCAACCGGCTTTGAGATTGTTAAGACGGCATCCCTCGAGAAGCTCGTGTGCCTCAACGTGAAGAAGTGCCCGTACGTGGCGTTCCGTGTGCCAGACGCTGCGGAACACGGCCGCCCTCGGGCTGGTGGATCATCTACTGAGCTCTAG